TTCATGGTCAAAATCGTTTGTTCCGTGTCGTGTAGTTCGTTGAAATAAAGGAAAAGCGACATTCCAATGGCCGCATTCACTTCGCCCGGAATTTCCTCATCGACTTTTTTGGCTTGTTCATGCTCGCCTTTCTTTTTCAATTTTCGCTTCAAATTGAAATTGAGCACTTTTGGTAACGCACCAAAAACAAGCGAGAGCAAAATCAACGAAAAAAACACAACCAAATAACCGACGAGCGAAATCATGATGCCGTCTTCGGTAATGAGCGACCAATCAAAAACAAGTAAGATTTGCATAATCATCATTGTTAAAGTGGCATGGTGCAATGTTTTTTCGGCGGATTCGTGTCTTTCTTGGTAGAAAGCGTTTGAAGCGCCCGAATCACGCGGAAACGCGTGTTGCGCGGCTCGATGATGTCATCAATGTAGCCGTAGCGAGCAGCTTCATACGGATTCGCGAATTTGTCCTTGTATTCCGCCTCTTTTTCCGCAACGAATTTGGCGCGCTCTTCTTCGTTTTCAATTTTTCTCAAATCCTTGCTATACAGCACTTCAATTGCGCCGCGCGGCCCCATGACAGCAATTTCGGATGATGGCCAAGCGTAATTCACATCGCCACGCAGATGCTTGGAGCTCATCACATCGTAAGCGCCGCCGTAGGCTTTTCGCAGAATAACGGTAACCTTCGGAACAGTGGCTTCACCGAAAGCATAAAGCAATTTCGCGCCGTGCAAAATAATCCCGCCGTACTCTTGGGCGCTGCCGGGCAAAAATCCGGGCACATCTACCAACGTGACAATCGGAATATTGAACGCATCGCAAAAGCGCACAAATCGAGCGGCTTTTCGGGACGCGTCGATGTCCAAGCAACCGGCCAGATAGCTCGGCTGGTTGGCGACAATGCCCGTCGACATGCCGTTGAACTTGGCAAAGCCAATCACAATATTGCGCGCGTAAAGTCGCTGAATTTCCAGAAATTCACCGTTATCGACAATCTCGTGAATGATGTCCTTCACGTCGTAAGGGATATTCGGATTCTCGGGAATAATGGTATTGAGCGAGTCTTCCAAGCGATCAATTGGGTCGTCACATTCGACGACTTGCGGTTCTTCAAGATTATTTTGCGGCAAATAGCTCAGCAATTTGCGGATCAACAAAATGCCTTCGTTTTCGTCTTGCGCAACAAAATGCGTGACGCCGGATTTGGTTGCATGAACCGACGCGCCGCCCAAATCTTCTTCCGTAATCATTTCGCCGGTCACTGTTTTGGCAACTTTCGGACCGGTTACAAACATGTAGCTGGTTTTATCAGCCATCATGATAAAATCCGTCAACGCGGGCGAATAGACGGCGCCGCCCGCGCACGGGCCGAAAATAGCGGAAATTTGCGGCACGACACCCGAAGCCAAAATATTTCGTTGGAAAATATCCGCATAACCGGCCAAGCTTCGCACGCCTTCCTGAATTCTTGCGCCGCCGCTATCGTTAATGCCAATAATCGGAGCGCCGACTTTCATGGCTTGATCCATGATTTTGCAAATCTTTTGTGCGTAAGTCTCCGAAAGTGAGCCGCCGAAAATGGTAAAATCTTGAGAGAAAATATACACCAAGCGCCCATCGATCGTGCCGTGACCGGTAATGACACCGTCGGAGAGATACTTTTCTTTGTCCAAACCGAAATCGGTGGTTCGGTGCGTGACAAACATGTCGTACTCTTCGAAACTGCCTTCATCCAGCAGCATTTCAATGCGTTCGCGAGCGGTGAATTTCCCCTTTTGGTGCTGCGCGTCGATGCGCTTTTCACCTCCTCCAAGGCGGGCTTTTTCTCTTTCTTCAAGTAGGCGTTTCATAAGTCTGAGGCCGTTTAGGTTAAATTGAACTCAGGAGGTCATCAAGTGGAATGAATACTACTTTTTTGTTACTACCTGTTCTACAAACGTAGCGCTTCTTTTGCTCAATCGCAACGGGGGGATTTTATCCCTTGCACGACGCAACCGACTAAAACGCTTTAAAATGGGCAGTTCGCCAAGCAAGATTAATTTTTTGCTAAACTCGCTATTCTCTCTGATTCACAATCGTTGCGCTGCCGACCATTCGTTTTCGAAGGCTGTTTGCAGGTCGTTTTTTGCAAAACTTATTTCGTCAAAAAAACATGTGCCGAAAGCGCATTTTTTTAGTTAATCGCCGCACAAGCCAGGGTTTTTCCATTTTATGTTGCGGCGAAAAAAGATTTTTAGCGCTTATTTTGGCACAGATTTCTTATCATATTGGTCTTGAATTTTATCCAACATTTTTTCGAGATGTGTTGATGGCACGCGTAGAACCCATTACGATACTCAATGTACAAGGCGTTTTAGTAGAAAAAGAAGTGCTTCGTGAGCAATTCAAATGCGATTTGGCTTGTTGCAAAGGCATTTGCTGTGTGGAAGGCGAATTGGGCGCGCCCGTTCAAAGTGCTGAAATTGATGATATTGAGCGCAATATTGAAAATATTTTGCGCTATCTCCCCGAAAAAAATGTAAGCGTGATTCAAAAAAAAGGCTTTTACGAGGCGTATAAAGGCGATCTATACTTGCAAACCGTCGCTGGAAAAGAATGCGTATTTGCTTTGAAAAATGCGCAGGGAATTGTGACTTGCGGAATCGAGGCTGCGTTCTACGAAGGACAATCGGATTTTTTAAAACCCATTTCTTGCCATTTGTTTCCCATTCGAGTGAAAAAAAAATTTGGGATGGATTGCCTGGTTTATGAATATATCCCCGAATGCAACGAAGCAAGAACAGTCGGACAAAGAATCGGATTGCCGGTTTATGCGTTTATAAAGCCGGCATTAATTCGTAAATATGGAGAGGCTTGGTACCATGATTTCGAAGAAGTTTGTCATCAGTTTAGCGAGCAATAACTCGAATTTTGTTACAAAGTTGCTCCTATGGAGCGGTGTCGATTAATTGTTTAGACAGCAGGAAGAGATATGAACACCCAATCACTATCGCAACGACAAGTGCAAACCATGCGGCTTAGCCCGCAGCAACTTTTATACACAAAGCTTTTGCAACTTCCGTTAATTCAGCTTGAACAGCGCGTCAAGCAGGAATTGGAGGAAAATCCCATGCTGGAGGAATTTTCTGAATCGGATGAGGAAGCTGGCCAACCAGAAGAAATGGCCACGGACCTTTCGCAAAATAATGATGATGAAAATAAGCTGAACGAAAAATCGGAGCAAAACGAGGAGGATCTCTACATCGCCGAAAAACCAACGAAAGACGAACCGCTTCCGAAAGACGATGACTACACCAAAGAGTTTGATCAAGAAATTGAGGAATATTTTCCTGATGGCGATGAAGAAGGCTTCAATGTGCCGTCTTTCCGCGAAGAACCATCCGACGAAAGCTACTTTCAACCGGTTTTTCATGAGAGCTTTACCGAGCGCGTTTTAAACGATTTGCGCTATCAAGATGTCACAGAAAAAGAATTAGCAATTGCTGAGGAAATTGTCGGAAATATTGAT
Above is a window of Chloroherpeton thalassium ATCC 35110 DNA encoding:
- a CDS encoding OadG family protein — encoded protein: MQILLVFDWSLITEDGIMISLVGYLVVFFSLILLSLVFGALPKVLNFNLKRKLKKKGEHEQAKKVDEEIPGEVNAAIGMSLFLYFNELHDTEQTILTMKKVSKRYSPWNSKIYNVINFRR
- a CDS encoding acyl-CoA carboxylase subunit beta, which gives rise to MKRLLEEREKARLGGGEKRIDAQHQKGKFTARERIEMLLDEGSFEEYDMFVTHRTTDFGLDKEKYLSDGVITGHGTIDGRLVYIFSQDFTIFGGSLSETYAQKICKIMDQAMKVGAPIIGINDSGGARIQEGVRSLAGYADIFQRNILASGVVPQISAIFGPCAGGAVYSPALTDFIMMADKTSYMFVTGPKVAKTVTGEMITEEDLGGASVHATKSGVTHFVAQDENEGILLIRKLLSYLPQNNLEEPQVVECDDPIDRLEDSLNTIIPENPNIPYDVKDIIHEIVDNGEFLEIQRLYARNIVIGFAKFNGMSTGIVANQPSYLAGCLDIDASRKAARFVRFCDAFNIPIVTLVDVPGFLPGSAQEYGGIILHGAKLLYAFGEATVPKVTVILRKAYGGAYDVMSSKHLRGDVNYAWPSSEIAVMGPRGAIEVLYSKDLRKIENEEERAKFVAEKEAEYKDKFANPYEAARYGYIDDIIEPRNTRFRVIRALQTLSTKKDTNPPKKHCTMPL
- a CDS encoding DUF3109 family protein, which encodes MARVEPITILNVQGVLVEKEVLREQFKCDLACCKGICCVEGELGAPVQSAEIDDIERNIENILRYLPEKNVSVIQKKGFYEAYKGDLYLQTVAGKECVFALKNAQGIVTCGIEAAFYEGQSDFLKPISCHLFPIRVKKKFGMDCLVYEYIPECNEARTVGQRIGLPVYAFIKPALIRKYGEAWYHDFEEVCHQFSEQ